In a single window of the Prinia subflava isolate CZ2003 ecotype Zambia chromosome 3, Cam_Psub_1.2, whole genome shotgun sequence genome:
- the SYAP1 gene encoding synapse-associated protein 1, which yields MLRGLGSWLGLERAGEERLLPAGERSGPAERERERDREEEEAGPAEQEQGELQGDSEALLSQAKGFGSYLFNFASAATKKISESVAETAQTIKKSVEEGKIDSIIDKTIIGDFQKEQKKFVQEQQTKKSEAAVPPWVDSNEEETIQQQILALSADKRNFLRDPPAGVQFHFDFDQMYPVALVMLQEDELLNRMRFDLVPKHVKEEVFWRNYFYRVSLIKQSAQLTALAAQQQAAGKEESKGREEDSELKETVRPKTPPVTIKPQIKSQEDEEEISTSPGVSEFVSDAFDTCNLNQEDLRKEMEQLVLDKKKEETSVVEEETADWEKELQQELQEYEVVTESEKRDENWDKEIEEMLQEEN from the exons ATGTTGCGCGGCCTGGGcagctggctggggctggagcgGGCGGGCGAGGAGCGGCTGCTGCCCGCCGGCGAGAGGAGCGGCCCcgcggagcgggagcgggagcgggaccgggaggaggaggaggcagggccGGCCGAGCAGGAGCAGGGCGAGCTGCAGGGGGACTCGGAGGCGCTGCTCAGCCAGGCCAAGGGATTCGGCA GTTACCTCTTCAATTTTGCGTCTGCTGCTACAAAAAAGATATCTGAGTCCGTTGCTGAAACAGCACAGACAATAAAGAAGTCTgtagaagaaggaaaaattgaCAGTATCATCGATAAG acaaTTATTGGAGACTTTCAGAAGGAACAGAAGAAATTTGTCCAAGAGCAGCAAACCAAAAAATCAG AAGCAGCAGTGCCTCCCTGGGTGGACAGCAATGAGGAAGAGACAATTCAACAACAAATACTGGCCTTATCAGCA GATAAACGGAATTTTCTGCGAGACCCTCCAGCAGGTGTGCAGTTTCATTTTGACTTTGATCAGATGTACCCTGTTGCACTGGTCATGTTACAAGAAGATGAGCTTCTCAATAGGATGAGGTTTGACCTTGTTCCCAAACA TGTAAAGGAGGAGGTGTTCTGGAGAAATTATTTCTACAGGGTGTCACTAATTAAACAGTCTGCACAACTCACTGCACTTGCAGCTCAACAgcaagcagcaggaaaggaagagagcAAAGGCAGAGAAGAAGATAGTGAACTCAAAG AAACAGTACGGCCAAAAACACCGCCTGTTACAATAAAGCCTCAAATAAAATCACAAGAG GATGAGGAAGAGATTTCCACAAGTCCAGGTGTATCAGAATTTGTGAGTGATGCTTTTGATACCTGTAATCTGAATCAGGAAGAtctaagaaaagaaatggaacaaCTAGTGCtagacaaaaagaaagaagagactTCAGTAGTAGAAG AGGAAACTGCTGATTGGGAAAAGGAATTACAACAAGAGCTTCAAGAGTATGAGGTGGTGACAGAATCAGAAAAGCGTGATGAAAACTGGGataaagaaatagaagaaatgcTGCAAGAAGAAAACTAA